A single window of Mycolicibacterium aurum DNA harbors:
- a CDS encoding DUF4245 domain-containing protein, with protein MTTTPEPGHEVAGGPGREPDAAGRDASDASVAGYAVPAAKPAKPRLLQDGRDMFWSMAPLVLACLVLAGVLGMCSFAPTGPGAGPVPEYDAPAALQADADALKIPIRVPQLPDGWRSNSGSRKGIEGGRTDPVTGQPVRAVGSVVGYLTPSGMYLSLTQSNADEDKLVSSFSTELVPTGTQDVDGTRWVVYEGGERDGKPNEPVWTAQVRGPTGPAQLAITGAAGTDEYRTLAAATQTQTPLPVT; from the coding sequence ATGACGACGACGCCCGAACCGGGTCACGAGGTCGCAGGCGGCCCGGGCCGTGAGCCCGACGCCGCAGGCCGCGACGCCTCCGACGCGTCGGTCGCCGGCTACGCCGTCCCGGCCGCCAAGCCCGCGAAACCCCGTCTTCTCCAGGACGGCCGCGACATGTTCTGGTCGATGGCTCCGCTCGTGCTGGCCTGCCTGGTCCTCGCCGGAGTGCTCGGGATGTGCTCGTTCGCCCCGACCGGTCCCGGGGCAGGGCCGGTGCCGGAGTACGACGCTCCCGCCGCCCTGCAGGCCGACGCCGACGCGCTCAAGATCCCGATCCGGGTGCCGCAGCTGCCCGACGGCTGGCGCTCCAATTCGGGCAGCCGCAAAGGTATCGAGGGGGGCCGGACCGATCCGGTGACCGGGCAGCCGGTGCGCGCCGTCGGGTCCGTCGTGGGCTACCTGACACCGAGCGGCATGTACCTGAGCCTCACCCAGAGCAATGCCGACGAGGACAAGCTGGTGTCGTCGTTCAGCACCGAGCTGGTGCCCACGGGTACCCAGGACGTCGACGGGACACGGTGGGTGGTCTACGAGGGCGGGGAACGCGACGGCAAGCCCAACGAGCCGGTATGGACCGCGCAGGTCCGCGGCCCGACCGGCCCTGCTCAACTTGCCATCACCGGCGCCGCGGGTACGGATGAGTACCG
- the glpX gene encoding class II fructose-bisphosphatase, which translates to MTSADPLHASGPSVSRREAPDRNLALELVRVTEAGAMAAGRWVGRGDKEGGDGAAVDAMRELVNSVSMRGVVVIGEGEKDNAPMLYNGEEVGNGDGPECDFAVDPVDGTTLMSKGMPNAISVLAVAERGAMFDPSAVFYMNKIAVGPDAVDVIDITAPIGENIRRVAKAKNLTVHDLTVCVLDRPRHEQLVADVREAGARIRLISDGDVAGAIAACRPGSGTDLLAGIGGTPEGIITAAAIRCMGGAIQAQLAPTDDTERQKALDRGHDLDRVLTTEDLVSGENVFFSATGVTDGDLLKGVQYYGGGCTTQSIVMRSKSGTVRMIEAYHRLSKLNEYSAVDFLGDMTAAHPLP; encoded by the coding sequence ATGACTTCTGCGGATCCCCTTCACGCAAGCGGCCCATCGGTGTCACGACGTGAAGCACCCGACCGAAATCTCGCGCTCGAGCTCGTGCGCGTCACCGAGGCGGGCGCCATGGCGGCGGGCCGCTGGGTCGGTCGTGGCGACAAGGAAGGCGGCGACGGCGCCGCCGTCGACGCCATGCGGGAGCTGGTGAACTCGGTCTCGATGCGCGGTGTCGTGGTCATCGGTGAGGGCGAGAAGGACAACGCGCCGATGCTCTACAACGGCGAAGAGGTCGGCAACGGCGACGGACCGGAGTGCGACTTCGCCGTCGACCCCGTCGACGGCACCACCCTGATGAGCAAGGGCATGCCCAACGCCATCTCGGTGCTGGCAGTGGCCGAGCGCGGCGCGATGTTCGATCCGTCGGCGGTGTTCTACATGAACAAGATCGCTGTCGGGCCCGACGCCGTCGACGTCATCGACATCACCGCCCCGATCGGCGAGAACATCCGCCGCGTCGCGAAGGCGAAGAATCTGACCGTCCACGACCTGACGGTGTGTGTGCTGGACCGCCCCCGGCACGAGCAACTCGTGGCCGACGTCCGCGAGGCGGGGGCCCGCATCCGGCTGATCTCCGACGGCGACGTCGCCGGCGCGATCGCCGCCTGCCGTCCCGGATCGGGGACCGATCTGCTTGCCGGAATCGGCGGCACCCCTGAGGGCATCATCACCGCTGCCGCCATCCGCTGCATGGGCGGAGCGATCCAGGCCCAGCTCGCGCCCACCGACGACACCGAACGCCAGAAGGCGCTCGACCGCGGCCATGACCTGGACCGGGTGCTGACCACCGAGGACCTGGTCTCGGGCGAGAACGTCTTCTTCTCCGCCACCGGGGTCACCGACGGCGACCTGCTCAAGGGTGTGCAGTACTACGGCGGCGGATGCACCACGCAGTCCATCGTCATGCGTTCCAAGTCCGGCACCGTCCGGATGATCGAGGCCTATCACCGGCTCTCGAAGCTCAACGAATACTCGGCGGTCGATTTCCTCGGCGACATGACCGCCGCCCATCCGCTGCCGTAA
- a CDS encoding class II fumarate hydratase, whose amino-acid sequence MSTDAAASNDAGEFRIEHDTMGEVRVPKNALWRAQTQRAVENFPISFRPLERTQIRALGLLKGACAQVNKDLGLLDAEKADAIIAAAAEIADGKHDDQFPIDVFQTGSGTSSNMNANEVIASIAAANGVTVHPNDDVNRSQSSNDTFPTATHIAATEAAVRHLIPALEVLHESLEVKARQWRTTVKSGRTHLMDAVPVTLGQEFGGYARQIQAGIERVKATLPRLGELAIGGTAVGTGLNAPDGFGTKVVDVLVDQTGIAELRTAVDSFEAQAARDGLVEASGALKTIAVSLTKIANDIRWMGSGPLTGLGELALPDLQPGSSIMPGKVNPVLPEAVTQVAAQVIGNDAAVTVGGLSGAFELNVYIPMMARNVLESFTLLANVSKLFATKCIDGLVANEEHLRELAESSPSIVTPLNSAIGYEEAAKVAKEALKERKTIRQTVIDRGLIGDKLSEEELDKRLDVLAMAKVKPGDS is encoded by the coding sequence ATGAGCACCGACGCCGCTGCTTCGAATGACGCTGGCGAATTCCGGATCGAGCACGACACCATGGGCGAAGTCCGGGTGCCCAAGAATGCGCTGTGGCGGGCCCAGACCCAGCGCGCCGTGGAGAACTTCCCGATCTCGTTCCGGCCGCTGGAGCGCACCCAGATCCGCGCGCTCGGCCTGCTCAAGGGTGCATGCGCCCAGGTGAACAAGGACCTCGGCCTTCTGGACGCCGAGAAGGCGGACGCCATCATCGCCGCGGCTGCCGAGATCGCCGACGGCAAGCATGACGACCAGTTCCCGATCGACGTGTTCCAGACCGGGTCGGGCACCAGCTCGAACATGAACGCCAACGAGGTCATTGCGAGTATCGCCGCAGCCAATGGCGTCACGGTGCACCCCAACGACGACGTGAACCGCTCGCAGAGCTCGAACGACACCTTCCCCACCGCCACCCACATCGCCGCCACCGAAGCAGCTGTGCGCCATCTGATTCCGGCGCTCGAGGTGCTGCACGAGTCGCTGGAGGTCAAGGCTCGGCAGTGGCGGACCACGGTGAAGTCCGGCCGCACCCACCTGATGGACGCCGTCCCGGTGACCCTCGGCCAGGAATTCGGCGGCTACGCGCGCCAGATCCAGGCCGGGATCGAAAGGGTCAAGGCCACGCTGCCCAGGCTCGGTGAGCTGGCCATCGGCGGCACTGCGGTCGGCACCGGCCTCAACGCTCCCGACGGCTTCGGCACCAAGGTGGTCGACGTCCTCGTCGACCAGACCGGGATCGCGGAATTGCGCACGGCAGTGGACTCTTTCGAAGCCCAGGCGGCGCGCGACGGCCTCGTCGAGGCGTCCGGCGCGCTCAAGACGATCGCCGTGTCGCTGACCAAGATCGCCAACGACATCCGCTGGATGGGGTCGGGCCCCCTGACCGGCCTGGGCGAGCTGGCGCTGCCCGACCTGCAGCCGGGCAGCTCGATCATGCCGGGCAAGGTCAACCCGGTGCTCCCCGAGGCGGTGACCCAGGTGGCCGCGCAGGTCATCGGCAACGACGCGGCCGTGACCGTCGGCGGCCTGTCGGGAGCCTTCGAGCTCAACGTCTACATCCCGATGATGGCGCGCAACGTGCTGGAATCCTTCACGCTGCTGGCCAACGTGTCGAAGCTGTTCGCCACCAAATGCATCGACGGCCTGGTCGCCAACGAGGAGCACCTGCGTGAGCTGGCCGAGTCGTCGCCGTCGATCGTCACGCCACTGAACTCCGCCATCGGCTACGAGGAGGCCGCCAAGGTCGCCAAGGAGGCCCTCAAGGAGCGCAAGACCATCCGCCAGACGGTCATCGACCGCGGCCTGATCGGCGACAAGCTCTCCGAAGAAGAGCTGGACAAGCGGCTTGACGTGCTGGCGATGGCGAAGGTGAAGCCGGGCGACTCCTAG
- a CDS encoding polysaccharide deacetylase family protein — MATLLVAVLTCGTPAAPAHADIVDCAQVKCVALTFDDGPGPFTDRLLQVLRAADARATFFLIGDKVAADPAAARRISDAGMEIGNHTWQHPDMTTLPPDEVADQFRRATAAIEAATGRRPTLVRTGFGAVNDAVLAEAGRQGLAAVNWDVVGFDWQNDTNIAATRAVLMSQIEPNSVVLLHDTFASTVDLVEQFIPVLKANGYHLVTVSQMLGPRAPGSLYGSRDNGPPVHDLVEVP; from the coding sequence ATGGCGACTCTGCTCGTCGCGGTGCTGACATGCGGCACGCCCGCCGCACCCGCCCACGCGGATATCGTCGACTGCGCGCAGGTCAAATGCGTGGCGCTGACGTTCGACGACGGACCGGGCCCTTTCACCGATCGGCTGCTTCAGGTCCTGCGCGCCGCTGATGCCAGGGCGACGTTCTTCCTGATCGGCGACAAGGTGGCCGCCGACCCTGCCGCCGCCAGACGGATCTCCGACGCCGGCATGGAGATCGGCAACCACACCTGGCAGCATCCCGACATGACGACGCTGCCGCCCGACGAAGTCGCCGACCAGTTCCGTAGGGCCACCGCTGCCATCGAGGCCGCGACGGGCCGACGACCGACGTTGGTGCGCACCGGTTTCGGAGCCGTCAACGACGCCGTGCTGGCCGAGGCGGGCCGGCAGGGATTGGCCGCCGTGAATTGGGACGTCGTCGGATTCGACTGGCAGAACGACACGAACATCGCCGCCACCCGCGCCGTCCTGATGAGCCAGATCGAGCCGAACTCCGTGGTGCTGCTACACGACACCTTCGCGTCGACGGTCGACCTGGTCGAGCAGTTCATCCCCGTGCTCAAGGCCAACGGCTACCACCTGGTGACCGTCTCGCAGATGCTCGGCCCTCGGGCGCCGGGCAGCCTGTACGGCAGCCGCGACAACGGCCCACCGGTCCACGACCTCGTGGAGGTCCCGTAG
- a CDS encoding PhoH family protein has product MNSRSLKERYVTDSQGRQSRQSGQRQTYVLDTSVLLSDPWAITRFAEHEVVVPLVVISELEAKRHHHELGWFARQALRLFDDLRIEHGRLDQPIPVGDLGGTMQVELNHSDPSVLPAGFRNDSNDARILTVAANLAAEGKRVTLVSKDIPLRVKAGAVGLLADEYHAQDVITSGWTGMAEVEVPSEDIDTLFAEGEIDLEAARDLPCHTGIRLLGSNSHALGRVNPDKRVQLVRGDREVFGLRGRSAEQRVALDLLLDESVGIVSLGGKAGTGKSALALCAGLEAVLERRTQRKVVVFRPLYAVGGQELGYLPGSESEKMGPWAQAVFDTLEGLASPAVLEEVLSRGMLEVLPLTHIRGRSLHDSFVIVDEAQSLERNVLLTVLSRLGAGSRVVLTHDVAQRDNLRVGRHDGVAAVIEKLKGHPLFAHITLLRSERSPIAALVTEMLEEISPGALP; this is encoded by the coding sequence ATGAACTCGCGCAGCCTCAAGGAGCGCTACGTGACTGATTCGCAGGGCCGGCAGAGCCGGCAATCGGGCCAGAGGCAGACCTACGTGCTCGACACCTCCGTGTTGTTGTCCGATCCCTGGGCCATCACGAGGTTCGCCGAACACGAGGTCGTGGTCCCGCTGGTGGTCATCAGTGAATTGGAGGCCAAACGGCACCATCACGAGCTCGGTTGGTTCGCACGGCAGGCGCTGCGATTGTTCGACGATCTGCGGATCGAACACGGGCGCCTCGATCAACCCATCCCGGTGGGCGACCTGGGCGGCACCATGCAGGTCGAACTCAATCACAGCGATCCGTCGGTGCTGCCCGCCGGCTTCCGCAACGACAGCAACGACGCCCGAATCCTCACTGTCGCAGCCAATCTCGCCGCGGAGGGTAAGCGGGTGACGCTGGTGAGCAAGGACATTCCGCTCCGGGTCAAGGCGGGAGCGGTCGGCCTGCTCGCTGACGAGTACCACGCGCAGGACGTCATCACCTCCGGCTGGACGGGTATGGCCGAGGTGGAGGTGCCCAGCGAGGATATCGACACGCTGTTCGCCGAAGGTGAGATCGACCTGGAAGCTGCCCGAGACCTGCCCTGCCACACCGGTATTCGGCTTCTGGGCAGCAACTCGCACGCTCTGGGTCGAGTCAATCCCGACAAGCGGGTGCAGTTGGTGCGCGGTGACCGCGAAGTGTTCGGCCTCCGGGGAAGGTCAGCCGAACAGAGGGTTGCGCTCGATCTGCTGCTCGACGAGTCCGTCGGCATCGTGTCGCTGGGCGGCAAGGCCGGCACCGGAAAGTCGGCGCTGGCACTGTGTGCGGGTCTTGAGGCGGTGCTGGAGCGGCGCACTCAACGCAAGGTCGTGGTGTTCCGGCCGCTCTACGCCGTCGGCGGACAGGAGCTGGGCTATCTGCCCGGCAGCGAGAGCGAGAAGATGGGGCCGTGGGCCCAGGCCGTCTTCGACACCCTCGAAGGCCTCGCCAGCCCGGCCGTCCTCGAGGAAGTCCTCTCACGCGGGATGCTCGAGGTGCTGCCACTGACCCACATCCGCGGACGCTCACTGCACGATTCGTTCGTGATCGTCGACGAGGCCCAGTCGCTGGAGCGCAACGTGCTGCTGACCGTGCTGTCGCGGCTCGGCGCGGGGTCGCGGGTGGTGCTGACCCACGATGTGGCGCAGCGGGACAACCTGCGCGTCGGACGCCACGACGGCGTCGCGGCAGTGATCGAGAAGCTCAAGGGCCACCCGCTTTTCGCGCACATCACCCTGCTGCGCAGCGAGCGGTCGCCGATCGCCGCGCTGGTCACCGAGATGCTGGAGGAGATCAGCCCCGGCGCCCTGCCCTGA
- a CDS encoding acyl-ACP desaturase, whose product MAQKPVANALTLELEPVVLEQLRRHIDTEDLWFAHDYVPFDQGENFAFLGGRDWEPSDVTLPKHVTDALEILLITKDNLAGFHRELVEHFLLEAKWGRWMGRWTAEEHLHAIALRNYLVVTREVDPSANEDVRVEHVMKGYRADSYSQLETLAFMALWERAHAVFCRNLQAKVAEPVLEGLVGRIAQDEERHEQFFANLIAHCLTYARDDTIDAIAQRAAGLDVVGGDIDAYQDKVATVAEAGIFGRDDLKTVIADRITAWGLADEPRLQQFISS is encoded by the coding sequence ATGGCACAGAAACCTGTCGCTAATGCGTTGACGCTCGAACTCGAGCCTGTGGTCCTTGAGCAGCTTCGGCGTCATATCGATACCGAGGACCTCTGGTTCGCGCACGACTACGTGCCGTTCGACCAGGGTGAGAACTTCGCGTTCCTCGGCGGACGTGACTGGGAACCGTCGGACGTGACGCTGCCCAAGCACGTCACCGACGCGCTCGAAATTCTGCTGATCACCAAGGACAACCTCGCCGGATTCCACCGCGAGCTCGTCGAGCATTTCCTCCTCGAGGCCAAGTGGGGTCGCTGGATGGGGCGCTGGACCGCCGAGGAGCACCTGCATGCCATCGCGCTGCGCAACTACCTGGTGGTCACCCGTGAGGTCGACCCGTCGGCCAACGAGGACGTGCGGGTCGAGCACGTGATGAAGGGCTACCGCGCCGACAGCTACAGCCAGCTCGAGACGCTGGCGTTCATGGCGCTCTGGGAGCGGGCCCACGCCGTCTTCTGCCGCAACCTGCAGGCGAAGGTCGCCGAGCCCGTGCTGGAGGGCCTGGTCGGTCGCATCGCCCAGGACGAGGAGCGCCACGAGCAGTTCTTCGCCAATCTCATCGCCCACTGCCTGACCTACGCCCGCGACGACACCATCGACGCCATCGCGCAACGGGCCGCGGGCCTCGACGTGGTCGGCGGCGACATCGATGCCTATCAGGACAAGGTGGCCACGGTCGCCGAGGCGGGCATCTTCGGCCGGGATGACCTGAAAACGGTGATCGCCGACCGGATCACTGCGTGGGGGCTGGCCGACGAGCCGCGTCTGCAGCAGTTCATCAGCTCGTAA
- a CDS encoding glycine hydroxymethyltransferase, with the protein MTAESTPGLGAAYAATASEAYRAALAVIESVEPRIADATRKELADQRDSLKLIASENYASPAVLLTMGTWFSDKYAEGTVGHRFYAACQNVDTVEALAAEHARELFGAPYAYVQPHSGIDANLVAYWAILATRVEAPGLAELGAKHINDLSEADWEGLRAKLGNQRLMGMSLDAGGHLTHGFRPNISGKMFHQRQYGTNPETGFIDYDAVAAAVREFKPLILVAGYSAYPRRVNFAKMREIADEVGATFMVDMAHFAGLVAGKVFTGDEDPVPHAHITTTTTHKSLRGPRGGLILATEEYAPAVDKGCPMVLGGPLSHVMAAKAVALAEARQPSFREYAQAVADNAQSLADGFVKRDAGLVTGGTDNHLVLLDVTSFGLTGRQAESALLDSGIVTNRNAIPADPNGAWYTSGIRFGSPALTSRGFGADDFDRVAELVVEVLKNTQPAAGPNGPSKAKYTLAEGTAERVHAAAAELLDANPLYPGLTL; encoded by the coding sequence ATGACTGCAGAGTCCACACCGGGTCTGGGAGCCGCCTACGCCGCCACCGCGAGCGAGGCCTACCGTGCCGCACTGGCGGTGATCGAGTCCGTCGAGCCGCGCATCGCCGATGCCACGCGCAAAGAGCTTGCCGATCAACGGGATTCGCTCAAGCTGATCGCCAGCGAGAACTACGCGTCGCCGGCCGTCCTGCTGACGATGGGCACCTGGTTCTCCGACAAGTACGCCGAGGGCACCGTCGGGCACCGCTTCTACGCCGCCTGCCAGAACGTCGACACCGTCGAGGCGCTGGCCGCCGAGCACGCCCGCGAGCTGTTCGGCGCGCCCTACGCCTACGTCCAGCCGCACTCCGGGATCGACGCGAACCTGGTGGCCTACTGGGCCATCCTGGCCACCCGCGTCGAGGCTCCCGGCCTGGCCGAACTGGGCGCCAAGCACATCAACGACCTCTCCGAGGCCGACTGGGAAGGTCTGCGCGCCAAGCTCGGCAACCAGCGGTTGATGGGCATGTCGCTGGACGCCGGCGGCCACCTCACCCACGGCTTCCGCCCGAACATCTCCGGCAAGATGTTCCACCAGCGTCAGTACGGGACGAATCCGGAAACCGGGTTCATCGACTACGACGCCGTCGCGGCCGCGGTACGCGAGTTCAAGCCGCTGATCCTGGTGGCCGGGTACTCGGCGTATCCGCGCCGGGTGAACTTCGCCAAGATGCGCGAGATCGCCGACGAGGTGGGCGCCACGTTCATGGTCGACATGGCGCACTTCGCCGGCCTGGTGGCCGGCAAGGTCTTCACCGGCGACGAGGACCCCGTGCCGCACGCGCACATCACCACCACGACGACGCACAAGTCACTGCGCGGCCCCCGCGGCGGCCTGATCCTGGCCACCGAGGAATACGCGCCGGCGGTCGACAAGGGCTGCCCGATGGTGCTCGGCGGTCCGCTGTCGCACGTGATGGCCGCGAAGGCCGTCGCGCTCGCCGAGGCGCGGCAGCCCTCGTTCCGCGAGTACGCGCAGGCGGTCGCCGACAACGCCCAGTCCCTGGCCGACGGTTTCGTCAAGCGCGACGCCGGACTGGTCACCGGCGGCACCGACAACCACCTGGTGCTGCTCGACGTGACCTCGTTCGGGCTCACCGGCCGTCAGGCCGAATCGGCGCTGCTGGATTCCGGGATCGTCACCAATCGCAACGCGATCCCGGCCGACCCCAACGGCGCCTGGTACACCAGCGGCATCCGGTTCGGTTCCCCGGCGCTGACGTCCCGGGGATTCGGCGCCGACGATTTCGACCGGGTCGCCGAGCTGGTCGTCGAGGTGCTCAAGAACACCCAGCCTGCGGCGGGTCCGAACGGGCCGTCGAAGGCCAAGTACACACTTGCCGAAGGGACCGCCGAGCGGGTTCACGCCGCGGCGGCTGAGCTGCTCGACGCCAATCCGCTGTACCCGGGACTGACGCTCTAG
- the coaA gene encoding type I pantothenate kinase — MARLSEPSPYVEFDRAQWRALRMSTPLKLTEDELVRLRGLGEKIDLLEVEEVYLPLARLIHLQVAARQALFATTSNFLGEPQQNPDRPVPFVIGVAGSVAVGKSTTARVLQALLARWEHHPRVDLVTTDGFLYPNAELNRRNLMHRKGFPESYDRRGLMRFVTAVKSGADAACAPVYSHLLYDIVPGEKQVIKHPDILILEGLNVLQTGPALMVSDLFDFSVYVDARIEDIEGWYVSRFLSMRAGAFADPASHFHHYSTLTDEQAVFAARDIWHSINRPNLIDNILPTRPRATLVLRKDSDHSINRLRLRKL; from the coding sequence ATGGCGCGGCTGAGCGAACCCAGCCCCTACGTGGAGTTCGACCGGGCGCAATGGCGTGCGCTTCGCATGTCGACGCCGCTGAAGCTGACCGAGGACGAACTGGTGCGGCTGCGGGGCCTCGGCGAGAAGATCGACCTGCTCGAGGTCGAAGAGGTCTATCTCCCCCTTGCCCGGCTCATCCACCTCCAGGTGGCGGCCAGGCAGGCGCTGTTCGCGACGACGTCGAACTTCCTCGGTGAGCCGCAACAGAATCCGGACCGCCCGGTGCCCTTCGTCATCGGCGTCGCGGGCAGCGTTGCGGTGGGCAAGTCGACCACCGCCCGCGTGCTGCAGGCGCTGCTGGCGCGCTGGGAACACCACCCCCGCGTCGATCTCGTCACCACCGACGGCTTCCTCTACCCGAACGCCGAATTGAATCGCCGAAACCTTATGCACCGCAAAGGTTTTCCGGAGAGCTACGACCGTCGAGGCCTGATGCGCTTCGTCACCGCCGTGAAGTCGGGCGCCGACGCGGCATGTGCGCCGGTGTACTCACACCTGCTCTACGACATCGTGCCCGGCGAGAAGCAGGTCATCAAGCATCCGGACATCCTCATTCTCGAGGGGCTCAACGTCCTGCAGACAGGCCCCGCCCTGATGGTGTCCGACCTGTTCGACTTCTCGGTCTACGTCGACGCGCGCATCGAGGACATCGAGGGCTGGTACGTCTCGCGGTTCCTGTCGATGCGGGCCGGCGCATTCGCCGACCCGGCCTCGCACTTCCATCACTACTCCACGCTGACCGACGAGCAGGCGGTGTTCGCCGCCCGCGACATCTGGCATTCGATCAACCGGCCCAACCTGATCGACAACATTCTGCCGACCAGGCCGCGGGCCACGCTGGTGTTGCGCAAGGATTCCGATCACTCGATCAACCGGTTGCGTCTGCGCAAGCTGTAG
- a CDS encoding (2Z,6E)-farnesyl diphosphate synthase — protein sequence MDLIPRRLKEPMYRLYEMRLRQGLTPARSELPRHIAVLCDGNRRWARELGHDDVSYGYRVGAHKIAEMLRWCHEAGIEMATVYLLSTENLQRDPDELASLIEIITEVVEEICAPANQWSVRSVGDLELLGEEPARRLREAVRSTGGNGSGFHVNVAVGYGGRQEIVDAVRALLGKELANGATGEQLIEAVTAEGISENLYTSGQPDPDLVIRTSGEQRLSGFLLWQSAYSEMWFTEAYWPEFRRVDFLRALRDYSARHRRYGR from the coding sequence GTGGACCTCATTCCGCGCCGTCTCAAGGAGCCGATGTACCGGCTCTACGAGATGCGGCTGCGTCAGGGGCTCACGCCGGCGCGCTCCGAACTCCCGCGCCACATCGCCGTGCTGTGTGACGGCAACCGGCGCTGGGCGCGTGAACTCGGACACGACGACGTCAGCTACGGCTACCGCGTGGGAGCCCACAAGATCGCCGAGATGCTGCGCTGGTGCCACGAGGCCGGCATCGAGATGGCCACCGTGTATCTGCTGTCCACCGAGAACCTGCAGCGGGATCCCGACGAGCTGGCATCGCTGATCGAGATCATCACCGAGGTGGTCGAGGAGATCTGCGCACCGGCCAACCAGTGGAGCGTGCGGTCTGTCGGTGACCTCGAGCTCCTCGGTGAGGAACCGGCGCGCCGCCTTCGTGAGGCGGTCCGGTCGACCGGCGGGAACGGGAGCGGCTTTCATGTCAACGTCGCCGTCGGATACGGGGGGCGGCAGGAGATCGTCGACGCCGTCCGCGCCCTGCTCGGCAAGGAGCTGGCCAACGGCGCCACCGGCGAGCAGTTGATCGAAGCCGTGACCGCGGAGGGCATCTCGGAGAATCTCTACACCTCAGGGCAGCCCGACCCGGACCTGGTCATCCGCACGTCCGGCGAGCAGCGGCTCTCCGGCTTCCTGCTCTGGCAGAGCGCCTACTCGGAGATGTGGTTCACCGAGGCGTACTGGCCGGAATTCCGCCGCGTGGATTTCCTGCGCGCCCTGCGCGATTACAGCGCCAGGCATCGACGCTACGGCCGCTGA
- the trhA gene encoding PAQR family membrane homeostasis protein TrhA — protein MSRSSQQVGTAGPDRLGEPHDPEDLPEALAEGVAQFLGKPRLRGWIHVYSAAIAVVCGATLVAVSWSAVSTRAGVATLIYTLTIVAMFTVSGVYHRVNWTSPTARTWMKRADHSMIFLFIAGSYTPFALLALPERSGMTLLWIVWGGALAGVALKMLWPSAPRWLGVPLYILLGWVAAWFIVPIMHGAGVAAVVLLIVGGALYSIGGVLYALKWPNPWPTTFGHHEFFHACTAVAAICHYIAMWFAVF, from the coding sequence ATGTCTCGGTCTTCGCAGCAGGTGGGTACCGCCGGCCCGGATCGGCTCGGCGAGCCCCACGACCCGGAGGATCTGCCCGAAGCCCTCGCCGAGGGCGTCGCCCAATTCCTGGGCAAGCCGCGGCTGCGGGGCTGGATCCACGTCTACTCCGCGGCGATCGCGGTCGTCTGCGGCGCCACGCTGGTCGCGGTGTCGTGGTCGGCGGTGTCGACGCGGGCCGGTGTCGCGACGCTGATCTACACGCTGACGATTGTGGCGATGTTCACCGTCAGCGGCGTCTACCACCGGGTTAATTGGACGTCGCCGACCGCTCGCACGTGGATGAAGCGTGCCGACCACTCGATGATCTTCCTGTTCATCGCCGGCAGTTACACGCCCTTCGCGCTCCTGGCGCTTCCCGAGCGCAGCGGCATGACCCTGCTGTGGATCGTGTGGGGTGGCGCGCTGGCCGGCGTCGCGTTGAAGATGCTGTGGCCCTCGGCGCCGCGGTGGCTCGGTGTGCCGCTGTACATCCTGCTGGGCTGGGTGGCGGCGTGGTTCATCGTGCCGATCATGCACGGCGCCGGTGTCGCGGCGGTGGTGCTGCTGATCGTCGGCGGAGCGCTCTACAGCATCGGCGGTGTGCTGTACGCGCTCAAGTGGCCGAACCCGTGGCCCACGACGTTCGGGCATCACGAGTTCTTCCACGCCTGCACAGCGGTCGCGGCGATCTGCCACTACATCGCGATGTGGTTCGCCGTCTTCTGA
- a CDS encoding nuclear transport factor 2 family protein — protein MSFEPDVLQGFVQRYLDTVGGSSADEVAALYAEDATLEDPVGGGEVHIGRQAIAGFYKNLEGADVKAELLSFRAGGHEAAFLFAITVAGAMRIEPIEVMTFNGDGQITSMKAYWGPQNITQL, from the coding sequence ATGAGCTTCGAGCCCGATGTCTTGCAAGGTTTCGTCCAGCGCTACCTGGACACGGTCGGCGGCAGCAGCGCTGACGAGGTGGCCGCGCTCTATGCCGAGGACGCCACGCTCGAGGATCCGGTGGGCGGCGGGGAAGTGCACATCGGACGTCAGGCCATCGCCGGCTTCTACAAGAACCTGGAGGGCGCCGACGTCAAGGCGGAGTTGCTGAGCTTCCGTGCGGGCGGGCACGAGGCGGCCTTCCTGTTTGCGATCACCGTCGCCGGCGCCATGCGGATCGAGCCCATCGAGGTGATGACATTCAACGGCGACGGCCAGATCACGTCGATGAAGGCCTACTGGGGTCCGCAGAACATCACCCAGCTCTGA